In Candidatus Eisenbacteria bacterium, the genomic stretch CCGCGGCCAGATGGACGACCGCGTCCATCCCGCGCGTGGAGCGGTCGACGGCTCCCGCGTCCCGGACGTCTCCGACCTCGACCTCGGCGCCGGGAATGATCTGGGCCTCATCGGAGCGACGCACCAGAGCGCGCACGTGATGACCGCGCGCCGCGAGCAGTGAAACCAGCGGCCGGCCGATGAAGCCCGAAGCTCCGGTGACCAGCACCTTCATGGTGATTTGGGCCGCTCTCGTGGGACGGGAATGCGAACGCTCCGGGCCAGGATCCTTCCCGACAACGGAGCGCGCGCGAGTCTACACGGGGCGCGGAAGCGCGTCCACGTACGCGGATCTAGCGGAGCTTGACGACGTTGCGGCTCCAGCTTCCTTCGCCGGTGGTGAGGCGGATGAAGTAGACGCCGGGGCTCGCGGAACGGCCGTCATCGCGCTGGCCATCCCAGCGGAGACTCTGGAGGCCAGCCTCCCGCCACTCGCCGCGTGCAATGCTGCGTACGTGGCGACCGAGCAGGTCGTGTACCACGCAATCGACACGGCCGGTCCGGGAGAGCCCGAAGGTCAGCTCGGTGGAGACGCCGAACGGGTTGGGCTTGAGACCGCGGATGCCGGCCACCTTGAGGACGTCCCCCACGCCGACGTTGTTCGGAGTCGACCCCGGGTCGCCGGGATTGCTGCCCGCCAGAACCTCATCGAAGTCGAGGAACGTGTCGCGGTCGCGATCGATTCCCATGCGCCGGCCGAGACCGGGCGCGACGCCGGTCACGGTGACCTCCGAGCCCGGACCGGCCAGCGCCATCAGGCTGGTCGTCGAGATCGACTCGCCGGCCTTGTCGGACATCCACGTGCCGGCCCCCTGATACCACCAGCCGCGTGGCTGCCCGCCCACACGACCCTTGGCGATCAGCGCGCAGTGACCGAGCTGGGCCTCGCCCGCGAGCGTGTCGAAGCGCGTGGTCGAGCCGCCGGGTAACGTCACCTGGGCTCCCACGGACGGCGCGAGACCCGTGTCGAAGGCGAGCAGGAACGCTTCGACGTCGCGCCGGTTCTCGTCGGGCGTCTGGTTGGAGGGCTGGCTGAAGTTGAAGCCGGAGAACCGGAGGAAGTTGAAGAGGTTGTCGGTCGAACCGTCGTGAATGAAACCGAAGCCGCGCTTGCTGGTCACGGGCCCATCGGTGAAGCCGGTCTTCTTGTACATGTTGCGAAGCTGCGGAACCTTCATGTCCTGTGATTCCTGCAGCGCGGCCGCGGGCGTGATCTGGCCGCCAGTGCCTGGCCCGAAGCTCGACGCGGCGTGGCAGAAGTTGCAGGTTTGACCCCCGTCCACGGGCTGGTTGAAGAAGAACGTCTGGCCACGCTTGGCGCTCGGTGAATGGAGCGGGGCGTCGGAGAAGTCGCGGTTGAGCGTCTGGTTCGGATTGGGCGGGTATGCGAGCGGCGCCACGAAGGCGTTGAAGGCCGCTATCTCGGTGTCGGGAAGCGCGGTCGCCCGGCCCATCAGGTTCACGAACGCCGGGTTGAACGCGTCGAGGCTGGCCCGGTCGGCGCGCCAGTGGAAGTCCCCGTAAGTCGGGGCCGAGAGTCCGCGCAAGCTCTGCGTGGTCATCGGGCCCTTCATGGGGTGCACTTGCGGCTGCAGGAGCGGCGCCAACGCCTGACCGGTGAGATCGACCGGCTCCATGTTCCCCTGCGGATTGCCCAGGTCCCACGCCAGGTTGTCGAAATCGCCGAACACGTGGCAGCTCGCGCACGCCTGGTCGCCATGCCCCGAGGTGAAGCCCCCGTAGAAGAACTTCCGGCCGTTGACGATCGCGTCGGGCGTCGGATCGAAGCCGATCACGTTCGTCGCGACCACGGAGAGGTCGACCGCAGAGAGCGTCTGGAGCTGGTTGCGGAAGCGCCCGAGCACGTACACGCGGTTGCGCGCCGCGTCCACCGCGATCCCGGTCGGCCCGGCAATGGTCGGCATCCGGCGCGTGATCACGGGCACGCCCGAGACGTCGATCTCGGCGATCCGGTCGTTGGCGAGCGCGGTGACGTAGAGCCGCTGCCCGGTGGACCCCCACGCGACCCCGGTGGGAAGGCCGATCGCCACGGCGAGGTCCGAAGGCGGGCCGGGTGTCGTGGCGTAGTTGATGGTCGGATTGAGGTCGAACGTCGAGACCGCACCCCCCGCGGTGATGAGGCCGGCGCGCGTGTCGACCATGTGACCGCGCAGGTTGGGCTCGAAACGCGTGAGGTTGCGCGGCTCCGTCGCCGTCACCGCGACCCGGCCATCGGTCGCGCTCACGGCGAGACCGAAGTTTACGGCCCCGATGTCCGAGAAGGTGTTGACCACGGTGTTCGTCGCCGTCGCGATCTCGGCCACGTCCGTGTCGAAGAGGTCGTAGAAGATCTTGCGCTGACCCGTGGGATTGGCGGTGGAGCTCCATACCTGACCCGCTTCGTCCCGCCACTGGCCGGCCTGCTGCTGGACGATGAGCCCTGTGATCGGCGGTGGAGGGAGGCCCGGCCTCAAAGGAGGATTGGGCGGGGGTGCGGCGCTCCGGGGCGGACTGCCAAAGGTCACCTCCTGCTCCGAAAGCACCGAGGTGCGGTTTCCGGCGTGGAATACCGCCACGTAGACGCGGGTGCCCGCGGCGTTGGTGGCGAGCGCGCGTGGCATCCGCCCGGCGATCGGGATGCTCTGCAGGAACTGGCGTGTCGAGGCATCGTAGACCTTGACGGCGTCCTCCTGCGACACGCTCACGTAGGCCTTGCCCGCGGCGAAGACGACGTCGCTCGGCTCGTCACCGACTTGGAGGGTCGCCTTCACGTGGAGGGTGCTGAGATCGACGATGCTGATGTCGTCGGAGAGATGGTTGACCACCCAGGCTTCGACGTCGCTCCGCGCCACGACCGACACCGGCTCGAGGCCGACCGGGATCTCCGCGAGCCGCACCGGTGAGGCGCCGGCCAGGTCGAACACGGTGAGCCGGTTGTCCGCCGTGTTGACGGCGAGCAGTCGGTTGCCGTTCGGGGTCAGCGCCAGCGGGTGGACGTGCGAACTCTCGAAGTGAACGAAGTCGTGCGTATCGCTGGTGCGGGAGATCAGCAGCCCCGGCAGGGAGCCGAGACCGAGCACCAGCAATGAGAGCGTGAGGAGCCAAGCAAGACAGCGCATAGGCGGGGGTCTCCAACCGTGCGAGCGAGGGGGCAAAGTCTAGCATCCGGCCCCCCGCCTTCAAGGCCGATCCGGAAAAGAGTGAGGGCGCCTTGTGGCGGCGCCCCCCCTGGCGATCCGATGGTTCTCACGCGGCCTGGAAGTTGATCTCCACGTCCCGGCGATCCTCGGCGTCCACCTGGAACAGCTCGGCGGGAACGCAGGTCAGCATGTCCGCCACGAAGCGGTCGGGGATCTGCTGGATGCGCGTATTGAAGGTGGTGACCGTGTCGTTGTAGAACTCGCGGCGGTCGGCGATCTGGTTCTCGAGCTCGCTGATGCGGTTCTGCAGCTGGATGAAGGACTGGTTGGCCTTGAGGTCTGGATACGCCTCGGCCACCGCGAAGATCGCTCCCAGCGCACGGTTCAGCATGCCCTCGGCGCCGGCGCGCTGCCCGACCGACTTGGCTTCGGCCAGAGCCGCGCGCGCTTCGCTCAGCTTGTCGAACACGCCGCGCTCGTGCCGCATGTATCCCTCGCAGGTCTTGACCAGCTTGGGCAGCTCGTCGTGCCGCTGCTTGAGCAGAACGTCGATGTTGGACCACGAGCGCGAGATGTTGTTCCGCAGCGCCACCAGGCCGTTGTAGATGGAAAGGACGTAGCCGATCGTGCCCACCACGGCGAAACCGATCACCGCCGTCCAGAAGATCTCACCGACGAACATCGTTTCCTCCCTCCGTCTTCATGACGGTCGTGCCTGGCTCAGAGCAGCTTGCGGGATGCGATCACGTTCAGCCAGTAAGCCAGTCCCAACAACGCCAGCAATGGCCCGCCCCAGATCATGGCGACGGCCTTCACCTTGAGCCCGAACGCCAGATCACGCTCGGACTCCTGACTGATGATGAACGTCCTCTCGTTCTCTCCCTGCCGCACCACCGCGGTCGTGGCGTCGTCGCGCTCCCTCCGTTGGCGATCGCCGAGCCCATCCGTCCCGGTCGCCGCCAGCGCCTCGCCCTCGGACACCACGATGGCGCGACTCCTCGGCATCGCGGTGCCCAGCACGTACACCTGCATTCCGTCTTCCAGCGTGCGCTCGCGAAACCGCAGCCAGGAGAGCCGGTGGATCGGCCCGATCGCCGCCGGGTACTCGCGCAGGTAATCGGCGTAGACCTCGGGAAGGTTGAAGCCCGAGCACTCCTCGTCGGTGCCGAACCGCACGCGGCAGTCCGAGCCATGCGGGTAGACCAGTGCCACGCCGGTATCGTCCTCGATGTAGAACGGATTGCCGGATTGATTGCGGTGCACCACCGACCACCCTCCGCGCTTCTTGCCCCGCACCGCGATCTCCACCTGCCAGTGCGCGCAGGCTCTGCCGGAGAAGGGCGCCGTCATCGTGCTCCGCGCTTCGACCTTGCCGTTCAGCTCCACCAGGCCCATGGCCATCGAGCGCACGCGCGCCGTCGGCGTGTTCTCGATGAGCCGGCAGGTGCGCATGTGCTTGAAGCCGCGCCAGAGCATCAACGGACCGGCGACCAGGCCGATCGCAGCCGCGATCGGGAGACGGGGGTCGATCTCGATCACCGCACGAACCTCGTGAGCGCGCGCAGCGCATCCGCGAGCGCCATGAGGTAGATCATGCCGGCGAGACTCAGCAGCGGACCCGCGATCAAGCCCAGCGTCCGCCAGGGCGAGACCGCGAGCGTCGCCGTGGGCGGCGGCTCAAGGCTGATGCGCAGGTACTGGAGCTGTGGGTCCGGCTCGATCCAGAGCTCCGGGGCCTGGGCGCGCCGAAGCGCCGACAGCGGCGCGTCGTCGGTGCCGGTGCGCGCCAGCTCCACGTCGGAGATCAGCTCGTAGGGCTGCGCCGGGCGCGCGGCGCCGATCACGCAGCACGACTCTCCCGCTCGCAACGCGCGCTCCACCAAGGTCACGGTCATGCCGGCCCTTCGCATCCACTGGGCTTCCGGGGATTGATGGAGCAGCGCGCGGAGGTTCTCGCTGAGCTCGTCGGCGGGCGCCACCCCGCGCTGGGCCACGACCGGCAGGTCCCAGGTTCCGCCGTCGACTCCGGCCACGTGAGCGGTGCCGCTCTCGGCGATGAGGCGGAAAGGACGGAGGTCGTCCAGCGTCGCCAGCCTCATCGAGCGCGGTCCGAGCACCTCGAGCCGGTAACCGGCGCAGGGCTGACCCGAGAGCGGCCCGACCAGGGGGCTCTCGAGCGCGACGCGCCCCTCGACCCGCCCGAAGCCGGTTCGCTCGTCGCCGGGCGAAAGCACTTCGAGACGGCTCAGCTGGCGGCGGAGCCTCAGGCTGCGGAGGCCGGCGCCGAACATGGAAGCGCCCGCGACCACCAGCGCCGCGGCGATGGCGCCTCCCACCGGAGTGGTTTGAATGACGAGAGCCATGGCCCCGGGGTTATCGGCCGAGGCCGCGCGCGAGATGAGCGCGCGCTAGAACGGATGCGAGCCGGCTCGGTGGCCGGGTCGAGCGGGCGATCCTCGGCGCGCGCGGCCTGATCGCCGCCGAACAGCGTGTCGCGACGGCTCAGCGACCAGAGGAGAGCGGGATCAGGTCGCGCAGCGCCGGCAGGTCCTCGCGCGTGGCGAGCCGAAGGCGCAGGTCGGTTCGAGGCACGGCGCGCGACCTACTCGAAGGGATTCGGCCGGCCCTTCTTCTCGTCGGTGCGGCCCTTGCGGTAACCCCACGCGAACACCACGGCGACGGCGAGCAGATGGATCGCCCACCACCCGATGGTGAGGAAGCGAAGGCCTTCGGGAAGCACGGTGCCGGCAACGTCGAGGATCCACATGGCCGGCATTCTAGCCGCGAGCCGGCGAGGTTACGAGCTTGGCCTTCGCGCCCCGCGCTTGAGCTCCGCGAGGAAGCGCCGATCGCCCTCGAGCACGATCGAGGGATCGAGCGCCTCGAGATCCCACCAGCGGATCTCGTGAATTCCCGGCCCCTCGACGAGTTCCAGCGAGTCCAGCTCGCAAGCGATGAACCAGATCTCGACTTCGAGACCGTGCTCGTAGCGATGCGTGTCGACCGCGATCACCTCGCCTGGAGTGGCGCCGACATGCAGTTCTTCGCGGATCTCGCGCACCAGCGCCTGCTCCGGCGTCTCACCTGGCTCGATCTTGCCGCCGGGAAACTCCCACTGTCCTCCGAGCGGTCCACCCGGCGGCCGCTGAGTCAGCAACAGCTTGCCGTCTCGCCACACTACGGCAGCAACGACCTGAAGACGCGACGCTTCACTCATGGCGCATCCTCGTCAGGATCGGGCCATGGCTTCTCTAGAACTGTTCTCAGCTGCGCTAGAAAGCGCTCATCCGGATCGTCCGCCGCTGCCAGCCACCGTTGCGAATCCGTCATTGTTCCCTCTCAGGAGACAGGGATCACTGGCGCGTGAACCTCTTCATACGACACACTCGCGCCTATGTCACCTTCCCAGTCCTACGACTTCAAGCTCCTGGAGCACGGTGAGGTCGCGGAGATGAGGGACTTGCTTCGTGTCTTCTCCGAGGCGTTCGAGGACGCGCCGACCTACGGAGAGCGGCCCCCGAGCGGTGCCTATCTGAAGCGACTCCTGGACATGGAGCACTTCATCGCGTTGGTGGCACTCCACGACGGCCGGGTCGTCGGCGGGCTGACCGCCTACGTGCTGGACAAGTTCGAGCAGGAGCGCCGCGAGGCGTACATCTACGACCTCGCGGTGCTGAAGGAGCATCGCCGCCTCGGCATCGCCACCGGATTGATCCAGGAGCTCAAGCGGATCGCCAGGCAGCGCGGCGTGTACGTCATCTTCGTCCAGGCCGACCGCGGCGACGAGCCGGCGATCCGTCTCTACGAGTCATTGGGAAGGCGCGAGGACGTTCACCACTTCGACATCCCCGTCCCGTAACCCGACTCAATCCTCGGGGCGCTCTCCGGCGGGCGCCATCTTCACCAGCTTCGGATCGAACGTCGCCACCGGCTCGACCAGGTCGGCCTGGGCCGCCATCACCTGGTCGATGTCCTTGTAGACCATCGGGACTTCGTCGAGGCCGGCGGAAATCAGCTTCACACCTCGAGCGTTCAGCACCTCCATCGCTTCGGGCCAGCGGAATCGGCGCCTCGCTTCCGTCCGGCTCATCACCCGCCCCGCTCCGTGCGATGCGGAGTCGAGGGAGGCGTCGTTGCCCTTGCCCCGGGCCACGTAAGTCGTGGTGGCCATCGAGCCGGGGATGATCCCGAGCACGCCTTCACCGGCCGGCGTGGCGCCCTTGCGGTGGACGATCAGCTCCTCGCCGTCGTGGCGCTCCTTCCACGCGAAGTTGTGATGGTTCTCGAGATCGAGCAGCACCTGCGCGCCGAGGTTCCTCGCCATGTGGCGATGGATGCATGCGTGATTGGCCGCGGCATAGCGGCCCATCAGCTCCATCGCGTTCCAGTATTCCTGCCCTTCCTCGGAATCGAGGTCGAGCCACGCCAGGTTCTTCAAGTGCTGCGGCAGCTCGGGGTGAAGCTTCTTGGCGAGCCGGCTGTAATGGCCCGCCACCTCGGCCCCGGTGCCGCGGCTGCCGCTGTGGCTGAGCAGCGCCAGATAATCTCCGGGCGGCACCTTCAGCTCGCCGTGGTCGACGTGGAAGATCCCGAACTCGACGAAGTGGTTGCCGCTGCCGCTGGTGCCGAGCTGCGCCCAGGCCTTGTTCCGCAGCTTGTCAGTGATCGGCGAGACCCTCCAGTCGAGGTCCATGACATCGTGCTGCCGGCGTGATTCGAACTCGGAGCCGATCCCGAAGCGCGTCTCCTTCTGGATGGCCTTGCGCAGCCGCTCTTCGTCTTCGCGAAGGGTCGCGAGCGGCAGGTCGAGCACCGTGAGCTTCATGCGGCAGGCGATGTCCACGCCCACGGCGTACGGGATCACGGCGTTGCGGGTGGCGAGCACGCCGCCGATCGGCAACCCGTAGCCGGGGTGCGCGTCGGGCATGAGCGCACCGCGCACCGCGATCGGGAGCGTGCAGGCGTCGACGAGTTGCTGCACGGCGCTCGGCTCGAGGTCCTCACCCCACTGCCGGTAAGGGGCCGTGGGGGCTTCGACCTTCCTGGGAGTCATGCCCCCAGGCTAAGCGCGGACGAAGGCCTCGTCCATCCGGGGCGGCGATGAAATGATCAGAGCTCGCCAAGACTCGGCGACCTCGCGCTCGAAACGCTGGAGATAGCGGCGGTCGCCGCCGGCGCGAGCCTCCACCGCTCGCCGGGCGGCCTCGTGGAGCAGCTTCCCGTGAGCCGGATCGAGCTGCCTGAGCCTATGAGCATCCCGCGGCAGCTTGAGGTATCCCGGCGGCTGATCGATCAGCAGGGGCGAGCGCGCGAGCGCGAACAGATCGCAGGCCCGCTCGCCCATCGGCACCAGCCCGCGCGCCTGCAACAAGTGGGTGAACTCGTGCGCGATCGTGAAGTGATCGAGTCTTCTTGGCCGCACCCACACGCCGGGGTCTTCGGGGTCCAGTGATCCCCAGCCGAGCACCCCAGGCTTCTTGACCAGACCCACGCGGATGGTGAGCGAAGCGAGCTCGGGAAAGAACGTGCGCACGAATTCGAGCCGCTCGCGGATACGGGCAAGACTTGGGGACGCGAGCACCAGCCGCGAGAACTTCCACGGTGGTCGCTCGGGGCCGAAGTCCATGGCCAATTGCTCGAGCGGTCGCGCTCGACGCCGGCGTCGTGCCATGCCGTGCTGCTTCTAGCACAGCGCAGGGCTTCGTCTCAAACGCGACGCCAGTCTGGAACGCGCGTCGGCCGCGCCCGGTGGACAACCACGATGCCCCCGGGCACACTGGCGCCCCGCATGAGCACCGAACGGCCGGACCTGTCGGCGGTCGTGCCCGCCTACGACGAGCGCGAGAACCTCCCCCTGCTGGTCGAGGAGCTGCGCGCCGCGCTCGATGCCACCGGCAAACGCTGGGAGCTGGTGCTGGTGGACGACGGCAGCGGCGACGGCAGCGGCGGCTGGATGGTGTCGGCGGCGGCGCTCGACCCGCGCATCGTGCCGGTGGTGCTCGAGAGGAACGTGGGCCAGAGCGGCGCCTTGGCGGCCGGCCTGCTGCGCGCGCGCGGCGAGATCGTGGTGACGCTCGATGCGGATCTGCAGAACGACCCTGCCGATCTCGGTCGGCTTCTCAAGGCGCTGCAGCACGCGGACGTGGTCTCGGGTGTGCGGCAGAACCGCCAGGACCGCTGGTTGCGGCTCGTCTCGTCACGCATCGCCAACGCGACCCGCCGGGCCGTGCTCGGCGATCCGGTCACCGACATCGGCTGCTCGTTCAAAGCCTACCGGCGCGAAGCGCTGGAAGGCCTCCCTTGGTTCGTCGGCGCCCACCGCTTCCTGCCGGCCTTGTGCGTGTTTCGCGGCAGCCGCTACGCGGAAGTGCCGCTCTCCCATCGTCCCCGTCGTCACGGCAGGTCGAAGTACGGCGTTTCGAATCGCCTGTGGCGCGGGATCTACGACCTTTTCGGCGTGCGCTGGCTCAAGTCACGCCTGATTCGCTACCGGGTGCGCGAGGTGACGCGATGAAGGACTGGTTTCTTTCTCCAGCTGGCTGGTATGCGATCGGTTTTGCGGGACAGCTCCTGTTCGGCTCGCGTTTCTTCGTGCAGTGGATCGCGTCCGAGCGCCGCGGACGCGTGGTCTTTCCCGGGCTCTTCTGGTATCTGAGCCTGCTCGGGGGGGTGGCGCTGCTGGTCTACGCGATCCATCGCAAGGACCCGGTGTTCGCGATCGGCCAGGGAGCAGGCCTCTTCATCTACATGAGGAACCTGGTGCTGATGCGCCGCGAGAACACGGCTTGAACGAAGGATCGGCCGAGCCGCAACCCCGGCGCGCGGGGCTCGAGCATCCGCGCGTCGCGATCCTTCTCATCGGGCTCCTGCTGATCGGCAGCGGCGGCTGGATCGGCCTGATCGAGCCTACCGAGGCGCGGTACGCCGAGATCGCGCGCGAGATGCTCGCGAGCGGGGACTGGCTGACCCCGCGCCTCGACGGCCTTCATCACTTCCACAAGCCTCCGCTCGCCTACTGGGCCGCCGCCGCCGGCATGGCCGCGGTGGGAGTCAACGAATGGGGCGCCCGCCTCATGGCGCTGCTGGCCAACGTGGCGACGATCGCGCTCGCGGCCTGGATCGCGTCGCGACGGTTCGCAGCGCTCATGATCGACTCGGGCAGGACAGCTTGGGTTCTCGGAACGATGCTGCTGTTCGCGGTCATCGGCCGCGGGCTGGCCACCGATCCGTTCCTCGCCGCGACGGTGGCGCTCTACTGGGCGCTCGCGCCGTCCACTCTCGCGCTGGCGGCCCTGGGTCTCGGCTTCATGACGAAGGGGCCGGTGGTGTTCATCCACACCCTGCTGCCCGTTCTCGTCGCGGCGCTCTGGGCTCGCGACCGCCGCTTCCTCGCGTTGCTCGGCCCGCGGCGCGGATGGATCGTGTTCGCGCTCATCGGGCTGCCCTGGTACGTGGCGGTCGTGTCCATGAATTCGGGACTGCTCGGGTACTTTCTCGGCCACCAGGTCGTGGCGCGGGTGGCCAGTGTGACCCACGACCGCGGCGGGCCGCCTTATTACTTCGTGCTCGTCCTGCTGGCCGGAGCCGCGCCATGGACGATGGCGACGCTGGTCGGCATCGCGCGCACCTGGCGCGATCGAGCCGATCCCGAAGCCCGGCTGCTGCTCGCCTGGCTGCTGGCGCCGGTGATCTTCCTCTCCTTCTCGGGCTCCAAGCTGCCTTCCTACCTGCTGCCGTGCTTTCCGGCTGCCGCGCTGCTGGCCGCTCGCGGGCTCGACTCAGGTCTCGCGCGCTGGGGCGCCATGGTCACGCTCGCCGGGATGGCGCTCTACGGAGCGTTCGAGCTGTTCGAAGCGGGGGTCACCCGCGGCGCCATGGGGCCGCTGGCGCTCGGCGCCTGCGTCGTCTGGCTGCTGGGCGCTCTTGCCGCGGCGCGAGGGCGCATGACGCTCGCCGCGCTCGGGAGCGCGCTCGCGATGGCCGCGCTGGCGATCGCGCTCGCGCCGTACGATTCACAGCTGGGCTCGCCGCGGCGCATCGCCGCGCTGCTGGCCGAGCATCGCCGCGGAGAACCCGTCGTCGAGATCAACCACTTCACTTCAGCCCTACCGTTCTACCTGCGCGAGCGCGTGTGGCTGCTCGAGGTGGCGCGCGAGAAGAACTTCGACCCTCCCGAGACTCTGCCGGCGGTGCTCGCGACGCGTGACTCGCTGCGGCTCTGGGCGGAGCGGCATGGGCGGGTCTGGACCTTCGGCCCCGAACGACCCAGCCGTGAGATCGCGACGGCGATCGGACTCGACTTCGTCTCCATCGCGAGCTGGCGCACGGAGACGCTGGGATTCATGACCCCGGCTCCCTGAGCATGAGCCGGTCGAGAGTCTTCCGCATCGCGGCCGAGCTCCAGTGCTGCCCACCGGCGAAACGGGCGACGACGCGGCCGCTGGGATCGAGCAGATAGGAGTCGGGAAGGTCGTCGACGCCGTAAGCCCGGTGGCCGCCACTCACGTCCCGCACCACGTTGGCCGGGATCTTCCCCCTGAAGAACGCGCGGACAGGCTTCCAGTCCCGGTCGGTGGTGATGATCCAGATGTCGAGTCGCTCTCGCTCTCGCCGGGCGAGCTCGAGAAGGGTCGGCATCTCCTTGCGGCATGGCGGGCACCACGTCGCCCAGAAGTGGACGAGCTGGAAACCACCCGAGCGCGCGGCCATCGGATGGACGGCGCCGTCGGGCCGCTCGATCACCAGGTCGTGGCCCGGCTCCGATCGCGGCTCGGCGGCCACGATGAGCCCGGCGGTCTTGCGCTCCCGATCCACCCGCTGCCACACCCCGAACGCCGCGAGCTGCGCCAGGAGCAGCACGCCGACGCCCGCCACCCAGCGTCCGCGCCGCGTCACGATCCGACCGCGCGCAGCTCGGTCGATTCGGCGCTACGACGCGCGCGTCGTTCCGTCAGCAGATAGATGACGGGCAGCACGAAGAGCGTGAGCACCGTCGAGGAGATGACGCCCCCGATCACCACGGTGGCCAGCGGCCGCTGCACTTCGGCGCCGATTCCGGTGTTGAGCGCCATGGGCACGAATCCCATGCTCGCGACCAGGCCGGTCATGAGCACCGGACGCAGTCGCCGCTCGGCGGCGGCAGGGACCGCTTCCTCGATCGAGGATCCCGCGCTCAGCATCTGCCGCATCGTGGAAACCAGGACGATCGCGTTGAGCACGGAAACTCCCGAGAGGGCGATGAAGCCGACGGCGGCGGAGATGCTGAACGGCAGTCCCCGCACCCACAGGGCGACCACGCCACCCACGACGGCGAGCGGCACGGCCAGGAAGACCCGTGCGGCGTCGGGGAGATTCCTGAAGGTCAGATAGAGCAGACCGAAGATGAGACCGAGAGCGAGCGGCACGACGATCATGAGTCTCTGCTGAGCCCGCTGAAGGTGCTCGAATTGCCCTCCAAACCGCACGTAGTATCCGGCGGGCAGGCTGACGCGACCATCGATCTTGTCCCTGAGCTCGGCGACGAAGCTCCCGACGTCGCGACCGCGCACGTTCGACTGCACGACCACCCGGCGCTTTGCCCACTCGCGCTGGATGGTCGACGGCCCTTCCACCACCCGGATCCGCGTCAGCTGGCTCAAGGGCACGCGCGAACCCCCGGCCGACATCACCTGAATCCGTCCGACGGACGCCGCGTCCTCACGATAGGAATCGTCCAGCCGCACGGTGATCGGGAACCGCCGGTCGCCCTGCTGCATGTCGCCCACCCGGCGGGTGCCCAGCGCCTCGACCGCATCGAGGACCTCTCGGGCGTTGATGCCGTGACGCGCGATGGCCTCGCGATCGACTTCGATCTCGAGCGTCGGCTGGCCGGTGACCTGCTCGGCGAACACATCCGCCGAGCCGCGGGTCTCCCGAATCAGCTGCTCGACTTCGCGCGACTTGGCCTTGAGCGTGGCGAAGTCGTCTCCGAAGATCTTGACACCGACGTCGGACCGGACGCCGGCGATCATCTCGTTGACCCTCATCTCGATCGGCTGCGTGAACACCATGCGCATGCCGGGGAAGCTCGAGAGCCTCGCCTCCATCTGTTCCACCAGGCGCTCTTGCGTGCGCGCCTTCTTCCAGTGCTTGCGGTCCTTGAGGGTGACGAACACGTCGGTGACCTCGACCCCCATCGGATCGGTCGCGACCTCGGCGGTTCCGGTGCGGCTCCA encodes the following:
- a CDS encoding phospholipid carrier-dependent glycosyltransferase, which gives rise to MNEGSAEPQPRRAGLEHPRVAILLIGLLLIGSGGWIGLIEPTEARYAEIAREMLASGDWLTPRLDGLHHFHKPPLAYWAAAAGMAAVGVNEWGARLMALLANVATIALAAWIASRRFAALMIDSGRTAWVLGTMLLFAVIGRGLATDPFLAATVALYWALAPSTLALAALGLGFMTKGPVVFIHTLLPVLVAALWARDRRFLALLGPRRGWIVFALIGLPWYVAVVSMNSGLLGYFLGHQVVARVASVTHDRGGPPYYFVLVLLAGAAPWTMATLVGIARTWRDRADPEARLLLAWLLAPVIFLSFSGSKLPSYLLPCFPAAALLAARGLDSGLARWGAMVTLAGMALYGAFELFEAGVTRGAMGPLALGACVVWLLGALAAARGRMTLAALGSALAMAALAIALAPYDSQLGSPRRIAALLAEHRRGEPVVEINHFTSALPFYLRERVWLLEVAREKNFDPPETLPAVLATRDSLRLWAERHGRVWTFGPERPSREIATAIGLDFVSIASWRTETLGFMTPAP
- a CDS encoding TlpA disulfide reductase family protein — protein: MTRRGRWVAGVGVLLLAQLAAFGVWQRVDRERKTAGLIVAAEPRSEPGHDLVIERPDGAVHPMAARSGGFQLVHFWATWCPPCRKEMPTLLELARRERERLDIWIITTDRDWKPVRAFFRGKIPANVVRDVSGGHRAYGVDDLPDSYLLDPSGRVVARFAGGQHWSSAAMRKTLDRLMLREPGS